One region of Olleya sp. Hel_I_94 genomic DNA includes:
- a CDS encoding thioredoxin family protein: protein MLQELSQDNLSEIIANNDTVVVQYSATWCGNCRIMKPKVKKLAGELENITFVIADAEKFPESRTLATVDNLPTFATFKGGKFVNQTQTNKFDVLKELVDEVA from the coding sequence ATGTTACAAGAACTAAGTCAAGATAACTTAAGCGAAATTATAGCAAACAACGACACTGTAGTAGTACAATATTCGGCTACATGGTGTGGTAACTGTCGTATCATGAAACCAAAAGTTAAAAAATTAGCTGGCGAGTTAGAAAATATAACGTTTGTTATCGCTGACGCGGAAAAATTTCCGGAATCAAGAACATTAGCTACTGTAGATAATTTACCAACATTCGCAACCTTTAAAGGCGGAAAATTTGTAAATCAAACACAGACTAACAAATTTGACGTTTTAAAAGAGTTAGTTGACGAAGTAGCATAA
- a CDS encoding DUF6952 family protein — MKLPVIKHLAQFIEDNDEDYIVETIETLEALTEVPSLKDEELDVIGELISNMYGAIEVNKMIKDGTPKKEAVNNFMKRVLGSIDK, encoded by the coding sequence ATGAAATTACCTGTAATAAAACATTTAGCTCAATTTATAGAAGACAATGACGAGGATTACATCGTTGAAACTATTGAAACTCTAGAAGCCCTAACCGAAGTACCATCTTTAAAAGATGAAGAGTTAGACGTTATTGGAGAGCTAATCTCTAATATGTATGGCGCAATTGAAGTTAATAAAATGATTAAAGATGGTACACCTAAAAAAGAGGCTGTAAACAACTTTATGAAACGTGTTTTAGGTTCTATTGATAAGTAA
- a CDS encoding LysE family translocator, with product MLGIENYITFMVTALFFIMTPGIDTVFVLNKSIGQGRKSGIVSAMGINTGILTHTFLSAIGLTVLIAKSAIAFMVIKYIGAAYLVYIGVKKYLDTSALFTENRVSEVKNSSKNDFWSGFFTNSLNPKVALFFLAFFPQFITPSKLEDPVPFVLLGVTFAIIGVIWYVTLTMFASTFSTKIKGNPNSGIWLNRVSGFVFVLMGLQIAFG from the coding sequence ATGTTAGGCATCGAGAATTATATAACCTTTATGGTTACCGCTTTGTTTTTTATAATGACACCAGGAATTGATACTGTATTTGTGTTGAATAAGTCTATTGGTCAAGGTCGTAAATCTGGAATAGTATCAGCAATGGGTATTAATACAGGTATTTTAACGCATACGTTTTTGTCTGCAATAGGTTTAACGGTTTTAATTGCAAAATCTGCAATAGCCTTTATGGTTATTAAGTATATTGGCGCAGCTTATTTGGTTTATATTGGTGTAAAAAAGTATTTGGATACTTCTGCTTTATTTACAGAAAATAGGGTAAGTGAAGTTAAAAACAGTTCTAAAAACGACTTTTGGTCTGGGTTTTTTACAAATTCTTTAAATCCTAAAGTTGCATTATTCTTTTTGGCATTTTTTCCGCAGTTTATAACACCTTCAAAATTAGAAGATCCAGTTCCTTTTGTTTTATTGGGTGTTACGTTTGCAATAATTGGTGTGATTTGGTATGTGACGTTAACTATGTTTGCTAGTACATTTTCAACTAAAATTAAAGGGAATCCTAATTCTGGGATTTGGCTAAATCGTGTTAGTGGTTTTGTATTTGTCCTTATGGGTTTACAGATTGCTTTTGGGTAG
- a CDS encoding MutS-related protein: protein MKFELDRQTKNDLEIFNSEDNSILSYYDMTKTKGGKNCLFEIMNTPLSDISKIKNRRDSIHFFYNSDFKLSINYNQLEYIDYYLKLGTTPLSANIFSALINHLTYKVRPNNDYYLITKGIEQLLLLFKTLDNTLQIDLENCPELLKKEIKTINNLIKLPFLKIFIESNVALSFSDINKLDAFLRNSNFKALENAIAAVYRLDAFIGVADAARKNNLTFPVYVDTKTPELQVTGLFHPLLEKAKAYDFEINKKSNMVFLTGPNMAGKSTFLKSIGLSVFISHLGFPVPATAMTTSVYNGVVSTINLSDNLNKGLSHFYTEVKRVKETALKLKENKNLLVIFDELFRGTNVKDAADASLLIIDSFSKIKKSTFFVSTHITEVASELSGANSIQFKCFNSQLVNNTPVYDYKLKDGISHERLGLLIVKNEKIVEILESIK from the coding sequence ATGAAATTTGAATTAGACCGTCAAACAAAAAATGATTTAGAAATTTTTAATTCTGAGGATAACTCCATCCTTAGTTATTATGATATGACAAAAACTAAAGGTGGTAAAAACTGTCTTTTTGAAATAATGAATACCCCATTGTCAGACATTTCTAAAATTAAAAATAGACGTGATAGTATTCATTTTTTTTACAATTCCGATTTTAAACTCTCTATAAATTATAATCAGTTAGAATATATTGACTATTATTTAAAATTAGGCACAACACCTTTAAGTGCCAATATATTTAGTGCGTTAATAAACCACTTAACTTATAAAGTAAGACCAAATAACGATTACTATTTAATTACAAAAGGTATTGAGCAGCTGTTATTACTTTTTAAAACATTAGACAATACACTACAAATAGATCTGGAAAACTGCCCAGAATTATTAAAAAAAGAGATCAAAACCATAAATAATTTAATAAAATTACCTTTTTTAAAAATATTCATTGAATCCAATGTCGCCTTATCTTTTAGTGATATTAATAAGCTAGATGCTTTTTTAAGAAATAGCAATTTTAAAGCGTTAGAAAATGCAATAGCAGCTGTGTATAGATTAGATGCCTTTATTGGGGTAGCTGATGCTGCCAGAAAAAACAATCTTACGTTTCCGGTTTATGTTGATACTAAAACACCGGAATTGCAGGTTACTGGACTTTTTCATCCATTATTAGAAAAAGCAAAAGCTTACGATTTTGAAATTAATAAAAAATCAAATATGGTGTTTTTGACAGGCCCAAATATGGCAGGAAAATCAACCTTTCTAAAATCCATTGGACTGTCCGTTTTTATATCGCATTTAGGGTTTCCGGTACCTGCTACTGCCATGACAACATCTGTTTATAATGGCGTTGTGTCTACCATAAATTTGTCAGATAATTTAAATAAGGGATTAAGTCATTTTTACACGGAAGTCAAACGTGTTAAAGAAACAGCCCTTAAATTAAAAGAAAACAAAAATTTACTTGTTATTTTTGACGAGCTATTTAGAGGTACAAATGTAAAAGACGCAGCAGATGCCTCTTTGTTAATTATTGACTCGTTTTCTAAAATTAAAAAAAGTACGTTTTTTGTATCAACACATATTACAGAAGTAGCATCGGAATTATCTGGTGCAAATAGTATTCAGTTTAAATGTTTTAACTCGCAATTGGTTAATAACACACCAGTTTATGATTATAAGTTAAAAGATGGTATTTCTCATGAGCGTTTAGGACTGCTTATTGTAAAAAACGAAAAGATTGTTGAGATTTTAGAATCCATAAAATAA
- a CDS encoding polysaccharide lyase family 7 protein: MIKNHLSQVSYCFIITIILVFNSCKDKINSENQTKTEQTEVSKTVYASSVIPFFDQWKLILGDGSNAGIATEFENKDFFYTQNDGKDNWVVFKSPNGGDTHGTSNNTRTELAQTKKWYPKTANDKLSATLKVMNVSATGDATVAASHSVVVGQIHSADAFENEPLKIFYKKYPGHTKGSVFWHYEINTAGDDNAKRWDYSSAVWGNDFSVVGSDASTFPEEPKEGIELGEEFSYQVVVKDGIMNLTFTSPNHETKTFTKNLLLSEYTTKSDIPEQTKKLFFPIGQDGVERPEAYAGEGCFFKLGCYNQTNGKSPEVNKNWCSGAETHGGDIQKQYADGNYAEVWFKTGSISVSDTAVSNDGYFAKND; this comes from the coding sequence ATGATAAAAAATCACTTATCACAAGTATCTTACTGCTTTATAATTACTATTATTTTAGTATTTAATAGCTGTAAAGACAAAATAAATAGTGAAAACCAAACTAAAACAGAGCAAACAGAAGTTTCTAAAACAGTATACGCTAGCAGTGTTATTCCGTTTTTTGACCAATGGAAACTTATTTTAGGTGATGGTTCAAATGCCGGAATAGCAACTGAGTTTGAAAACAAAGATTTTTTCTACACTCAAAACGATGGAAAAGACAACTGGGTTGTATTTAAATCGCCAAATGGTGGTGATACTCACGGAACATCAAATAACACAAGAACCGAATTAGCACAAACAAAAAAATGGTATCCAAAAACTGCCAATGATAAATTATCTGCAACATTAAAAGTAATGAATGTATCTGCAACAGGAGATGCAACTGTGGCTGCATCACACTCCGTAGTAGTTGGCCAAATACATAGTGCAGATGCTTTTGAAAACGAACCATTAAAAATATTTTACAAAAAATACCCTGGTCATACTAAAGGTTCTGTATTCTGGCATTACGAAATTAATACTGCAGGAGATGACAATGCAAAACGTTGGGACTACTCCTCTGCTGTTTGGGGTAATGACTTTTCTGTTGTTGGTAGTGACGCCTCTACTTTCCCTGAAGAACCAAAAGAAGGAATAGAATTAGGAGAAGAATTTAGTTACCAAGTCGTAGTAAAAGATGGTATAATGAATTTAACTTTTACAAGTCCTAATCATGAAACCAAGACCTTTACAAAAAACTTATTACTATCAGAATATACTACTAAATCAGACATACCAGAGCAAACTAAAAAGTTGTTTTTTCCAATTGGACAAGATGGTGTAGAACGTCCAGAAGCCTATGCAGGCGAAGGTTGTTTCTTTAAACTTGGATGTTACAATCAGACTAACGGTAAATCTCCTGAAGTAAATAAAAACTGGTGTTCTGGTGCAGAGACACATGGTGGAGACATACAAAAGCAATATGCTGATGGTAACTATGCAGAAGTATGGTTTAAAACAGGAAGTATATCTGTAAGTGATACTGCTGTTTCTAACGATGGCTATTTTGCTAAAAACGATTAA
- a CDS encoding LysR family transcriptional regulator, translating into MTTQQIKYFLVLAEELHFWNTAEKVFISQSSLTRQIQALEDELGFSLFERNKRNVKLTDAGKFLQQHWGKTINELDHIYQQAKKINQGDAGVVSISYPGSITFSLLPNFLGLIKTNLPDLKLELAELTDENHEKLLLNYKTDIAFSRDSISHINIQSLKLFTEPICIAVPFDHWLNTDTVNNIDKLQHENFILSGLHQTTYFSSLLRNLFNQYGFEPKISIESDFGGMILNLVSKGLGISILPHSFKYSKFNNVRFIDLDQQIDLYIHWRKNEVNKTITKVIDCAKQLDTSVY; encoded by the coding sequence ATGACCACACAGCAAATAAAATATTTTTTAGTTTTAGCCGAAGAGCTTCATTTTTGGAACACTGCCGAAAAAGTCTTTATCTCGCAATCCTCATTAACTAGACAAATACAAGCATTGGAAGACGAGTTGGGTTTTTCACTATTCGAAAGAAATAAAAGAAATGTAAAACTGACTGATGCTGGAAAGTTTTTACAACAACATTGGGGCAAAACCATAAACGAGTTAGACCATATTTACCAACAAGCCAAAAAAATTAATCAAGGTGATGCTGGTGTGGTGTCTATCTCTTATCCTGGTTCTATCACCTTTAGTTTGTTGCCTAATTTTCTAGGTCTTATTAAAACCAATTTACCAGATCTTAAATTAGAATTAGCCGAACTTACCGATGAAAATCACGAAAAACTACTCCTAAATTACAAAACAGATATTGCGTTTAGTCGCGATTCTATTTCGCATATTAATATACAATCGCTTAAATTATTTACAGAGCCTATTTGCATTGCTGTTCCCTTCGACCATTGGTTAAATACAGATACCGTTAACAATATAGACAAACTGCAACACGAAAACTTTATACTTTCCGGTTTACACCAAACCACCTATTTTTCGTCTTTACTACGTAATTTGTTTAATCAGTATGGTTTTGAACCAAAAATTAGCATCGAATCCGATTTTGGTGGTATGATTCTAAATCTAGTGTCTAAAGGACTTGGTATTTCTATTTTACCGCATTCTTTTAAATACTCAAAATTTAATAATGTGCGTTTTATAGATTTAGACCAACAGATCGATTTATATATCCACTGGCGAAAAAACGAAGTCAACAAAACCATCACTAAGGTTATAGATTGTGCTAAACAGTTGGATACAAGCGTCTATTAG